Part of the Aquimarina sp. MAR_2010_214 genome is shown below.
CTGATAGTGAGTTTAAAGGTATTATAAGAAATGGTCTAGAAAGAGCTACAGATGGTAATAGTTACTTGTTAGAAAACCAAATAAGAGATTTTTTAAATCTTCTTCCTAATGAGATAAATAGATTTGATATTTACAAAATTTTGTATGTCAAAGGCGGAAAATTAACTCTTTATAAAAACAAGGAATTGCTAGGAACAATAAATAGTAAGGAATTCAAAAAAGCCTTGTTCAAAATTTGGTTAGGAGAAAACCCTATTGATCTAAAATTAAAAGAAGATTTACTTGCTTCTTATGAGCCTAACCCTATACTAGGAAGGTGGAAAACATATGATAAAAAAACAGGGGTTGCTATTAGTATTGTTCAATTATATGTTATAGACAAAAAAGTGTATGGGGCAATACAGAGGATGATGCGTATATCAGAAAGAGACGCGATCTGTTATGAATGCCAGGGTGCTGATAAAAATCAAAATGTAGAAGGGTTGGTAATTTTGAAAGGGTTAAGGTTAAAAGGAAATAGATACGTAAATGGAAAATTTACAGATATAAAAAACGGTAAAGTTTCAGAATGCCAAATATGGATTGATGAGGATGAATCAAATATACTTAAAGTTAAGTATAAAGGTGGAGGTGGAGTCCATGAATGGAAAAGAATAAAAAAATAAGATAATCATTATAATATACTACTAAAATTCCCTGGATACTTTTTCCGGGGTTTTTTGATCGCTATAATAAAGAACGAAGATGTAGGCTACGGTACCATTTATCTTTATACTTTTGCAGAAGTTATGAATGTGAAGAAAAAAGACATAAGAACCTTAACCAAAGATCAGTTACGGCTTTTTTTTGAAGAAAATGGAGATAAATCTTTTAGAGGAAATCAGGTTTATGAATGGCTATGGAGTAAAGGGGCTCATAGTTTTAATGATATGACCAATATTTCTAAAGCTACTCGAAAAATACTTGAGGAAAACTTTGTGATCAATCATATTCGGGTTGACCAAATGCAACGAAGTACAGATGGTACGATTAAAAATGCAGTAAAATTACATGATGGATTAATAGTAGAATCAGTGCTAATTCCTACCCCAACCAGAACTACAGCTTGTGTGTCGTCTCAAGTTGGATGTAGCTTGGATTGTAAATTTTGTGCAACAGCTCGACTAAAAAGAATGAGAAACCTAAATCCTGATGAAATTTATGATCAGGTAATGGCGATTGATAAAGAAAGTCGATTATATCATGATCGTCCCTTGTCAAATATTGTGTTTATGGGTATGGGAGAGCCTTTAATGAACTATACTAATGTATTAAAAGCTATTGATAAAATTACTTCTCCAGAAGGATTAGCAATGTCCCCAAAAAGAATCACATTATCTACTTCTGGTGTGCCAAAAATGATTAAAAAAATGGCAGATGATGAAGTGAAATTTAAATTAGCAGTCTCATTGCATTCTGCAATAGATGAAGTAAGGACATCAATAATGCCTTTTAATGAAACATTTCCACTTATAGATCTTAAAGAAGCATTAGAATATTGGTATGAAAAAACAAAGAGTAGAATCACTTATGAGTATGTTGTTTGGAAAGGGATAAATGATAGAAAAGAAGATATAGATGCTTTGATACGATTCTGTTCTTATGTTCCATGTAAAGTAAACCTGATAGAATATAATCCAATTGATGATGGAGCATTTCAACAGGCATCAAACAAAACAATAGATAATTATATTAATGCACTAGAATCTCATGGTATTGTTATAAATGTTCGCCGCAGTCGTGGAAAAGATATAGACGCAGCTTGTGGTCAGTTAGCTAACAAATCCTAGCTATATTTTTAAATTAGGGTGATATTCTTGATATATAGCAGTATCAGTTTCAAAGAAAAACTATTTACATTATCTTCGCATTACTATAGAAAACAGAATCAAGTACAGCATATTGAAAGTTGTAGAACAAATAAAATTACCAATCATTGATGAAATGGAGCTTTTTGAACAAAAGTTTTCAGAATCAATGACATCTAAGGTAGCCTTACTCAATAGAATTACACATTATATTGTAAATAGAAAAGGTAAGCAAATGCGACCTATGTTTGTTTTTCTGGTTTCTAAAATGGTATCTGGAGGAGACGTAAACGAACGAACATATCGTGGAGCTTCGGTAATCGAATTGATCCATACCGCAACCTTGGTTCATGACGATGTTGTTGATGATTCTAATCAAAGACGAGGCTTTTTCTCTATTAATGCCTTATGGAAAAACAAAATAGCAGTTTTAGTAGGAGATTACCTATTGTCAAAAGGATTGTTACTCTCTATTGATTCTGGAGATTTTGATCTTTTAAAAATTATTTCGGTAGCAGTCAGAGAAATGAGTGAAGGAGAACTGTTACAAATCGAAAAAGCTAGAAATCTTGATATCACAGAAGAGATATATTATGAAATTATCCGCCAGAAGACAGCAACTCTAATAGCAGCATGTTGTAGCTTGGGAGCATGTTCTGTAGCCCCTGATTCTGATGATGTTGAAAAAATGAGAAAATTTGGAGAACTCATCGGAATGGCTTTTCAGATTAAAGATGATTTATTTGATTATGGTGATACAGCTATAGGAAAACCTACCGGGATTGATATTAAAGAACAAAAAATGACACTCCCTCTTATCTACACACTAAATCACTGCACTAAAGAAAAAAAGAAGTGGCTTATTAACTCGGTAAAAAATCATAATAAAGATAAAAAAAGAGTTAAAGAAGTTATAGACTTTGTAAAAATAAGTGGAGGATTAGAGTACGCTATTAAAATAATGCATCAATTTAAAAATGAAGCACTTTCCATCTTATCAGAATATCCAGATTCAGACTATAAATCTTCTCTAGAACTTATGGTTGATTATGTTATCGACCGAAAAAAATGATTAGAAACTTTTTAGTATTAAAAAAATGGAACGCAATGAGCGTACAATGAGTTTGTTAAGAAAAAAAGATTTCAATTACCTCTAGATATTTATAATGCAACACGAATTATTTTAAATACGAGGCAACCTTTTTATTTTTATTCTCGTCTATGTAAATAGAAGATCTAATTAATTGACTTTATATTGAAAGTTATTCAATTTTATAAAAGCGAAACCCAGCTCATTAAAAGGGCGGCAAAGCAATATCGCGATGCACAGCATCAGTTATATAATCAATATGCACCCAAAATGCTTAGTGTGTGCAGACGATATATTAAGGATATTCATTTTGCCGAAGAAGTAATGCTTGGAGGGTTTTTAAAAGTTTTTATGAATCTGAATAAATTTAAATTCGAAGGAAGTTTTGAAGGATGGGTACGAAGAATTATGGTTAATGAATCTATCTCTTTTTTAAGAAAAGAAAAACAGGTTCTTTTTACAGAAGAAATAACAAGCTATACTGAAGAATCCTGGAACAATATTAATACAGAATTGGAAGTAGAACAAATTCAGGAACTGATAGATAGTTTGCCAGAAGGGTATAGGATGGTATTTGTGTTATACGCTATAGAAGGATACAAACATAATGAGATAGCAAAGATGTTAGAGATTTCTGAAAATACTTCAAAGTCTCAACTGTTTAAAGCAAGGAGAACGTTACAGCAAAAGTTAAACCAACAAAATAAGATAAGTAATGGCGCCATTGAAATTTGAGGAAAAGATGAAAGAAAAGCTGGAGCAACGCCCTATAAAGCCTTCGAGTGATTCTTGGGAGCGATTAACAACGCAGTTAGACAGCGCAAGAAAACAAAAAAAAGAAAGTAAAAAAATCCAATGGTATAGTATTGCAGCAATCTTTGTTGGAGTTTTAATTCTGACTTCAATACTGGTGAACCAAAATCCAGTTTCAGAACAAGATAACACTCAATTTGTTGATAATAATAATGAGGTTATAAAAAAAGAAAGTACAGAGGTAGTCGAAAATAAGGAAACAGAACAAAAAGTTATAGAGAAAAGTGATTCTAAAGCTTTTGAAGAAAATCCAATATCGAATAATATTGTGACATCCTCTCTTAAAAAAGAAAAAGAAAGTCTTAAAAAGAAAAATGTTCCCTCAGAACTAATAATGCATGAGGATAAGACTGCAAAAAAGGTATTAGGAAATAGGAATTATGATACTGAGTTAGTAGAAAATCATAAAAATGCCAATACGATTAAAAACAAAATTTTACCGGTAGATTCTTTGATAATTGAAGATAAAGTAGCAGGAGTAGTGGCACAAATTCAAGAGCTTCAAAAAAACAATACTCAAGTAACCGATGATGAAATTAATAGGTTATTACTTGAAGCTCAACGGGAAATTTCAGTAGAAAAAATATTAAAATCTACTACAGTGAGTGCATCAAATCTTCTACAGGATGTAGAAGCAGAACTTGATGAAACTTTTAAACAACGTGTTTATGAAGCGCTTAAAACAGGTTTTCAGAAAGTTAAGACAGCAGTAGTAGAAAGAGATAATTAAAATCATTCATCAATCAAATAACCCGTAATCTCCCTATTATAATAGGGAGATTACAAATAAAATTCAAAAAAATGAAGACGATAGTTACAATAGCTACATTTGTGGCCATGGCACTTTTTGCCCAATTGTCAAGAGGGCAGGAAGTAAGTGATAATAAAGTAATAGAGCAATTGAAACAGCAGAAAGAGCGCGTTATCAATGCGGAAAAAGAAGCATTAAAAAGGGAAGTAGAAGAAATTAATGAAAAGTTTGTAAATAACGAAATAACCAAAGAAGCTGCACAAAAACTTAAAGAAGAAGTTGCTAAGACGCATGCTCTTAATATTGAAAATAGATTAGCTATTATTGATAATAAGATTGCATTATTAGAACGTAATGGATTAGAGAATGTAAATACCGAAGATCCTAAAATCTTTTTAGGTTTAAATACACAAGAAGAAAATGCAGATGTGATATTGGGATTAAAGATAAATACGGGAAAGGAAAGAAAAATAAAATATGATAGGCGTACATCATCAAATTTGGTAATTGCTTTTGGACTTAACAATGCAATTGTAGATGGGCAATCATTGGATGATTCTGATTATAAAATTTCTGGAAGTAGGTTCTTTGAAATTGGATGGGCCTGGAAAACAAGAGTATTTAGAAATACCAACTTCCTAAGAGTTAAATACGGAATTTCATATACTTCTAATGGTTTAAAACCTACAGATAATAGATATTTTGTAGAAAATGGTAATCAAACAACATTAGAAGAATTTAGAGTAGAATTGGATAAATCCAAATTTAGAATGGATAATCTTGTGATTCCTGTACATTTTGAATTTGGTCCGTCAAAAGTAACAGAGACAGAAAAAAGTATACGATATTCTACAAAAAAAAGATTTAGAATAGGTCTAGGGGGATATGCCGGAGTAAATATAAGTACTCGCCAAAAATTAAAATATAAAGAAAACGGCGATCGGGTTAAAGATAAAATTAAAAGAGATTATAATACTAGTGATTTGATATATGGATTAAGTGGATATATTGGTTTTGGGGATATATCTATATATGCCAAATATGATCTGTCTCCAATTTTTAAAAATGCAGAGGTTGAACAAAACAATGTGTCGTTGGGATTGCGTTTTGACTTTTAATCGATAAATAAATAGGTATACTTACCCGTATATTTTATAAAATTAATAAACTTTTATAGATGAAATAGTTTTTCTTTAATGAAGTAGAAATGAGTAATAATTATTTTAAAAGAGCGATATCATGATATCGCTCTTTTAGTTTTTAAGTTTTATTGGTTATTTGAGTTATGATTCTCATACCTTTATTTGAAGGCTACCCCATCAGGTCTATATGCTAAACATGTATGTTTTGTCGTTGAATAATTTACTAAAAATGATTTTTTGTTAAATATTTATATAAAAGCGCAACCCCTAATTTGATTATGGTTTTAACGTAATCATTTGATTGTAAGTATTTTATGACAATTTATTTTTTTGTTTCTGGATGAAATATTTTATATTTATCCAAAGTCATAGTTGAAATAATTCTTTCCAAATTAAATAACGATTCTATATTTTTTGCCTCAAAATGTAGACGTTGCTACTTATGTTGAGATTGGTGCAAAATTGAACAATTAACCAAATTTCACTCATATGAAAACTAAATTTTTTTATCTAGTATTGTTTGCGTTTTGCAGCTTCGGGCTGCTTGCTCAAAAGGGAACTCCTGTAAAAGCTAATTCTGTAAGTACAGCAGCTTATAAAAGAGATATCCCGGCATTTTCTAAAATGAAAAATATTATTTCTGCTAAAGGGCTTGATCATGTTGCCCCCAAAAAACGTAGAGGAAGTAATACTTTTGTTCCAGGAAAAGGATTCCCTAAAGGAAATGATCCACTTATCGAGCAACAAAAAAGCGCTCGTAAAATGGCAATTCGAGCTCCGTTAGCATCTTTTGATGCCCATGTTGGAACTGTATTAAATGATGCAACAGGGGCTATTGGCCCTAATCATTATGTGTATGCATTTAACTCTGGTTTTGGTATCCTCGATAGAGCGGGTAACGTTCTATTGGCTGAAGCCTCTTTAGGAACCTTGTTCCCTGGAGAAACATTAGGAGATCCTGTAGTGGTATACGATAACTTCGCCGATAGATTTATTATCATGGAGTTTAGTAACTCACCAAATGGATTTTTAATAGCAGTCTGTAAAGGACCAGATCCGGTAAATGATGGATGGTCTACCTATAGATTTAATACAGGAACATTTCCTGATTATGAAAAATTATCTATTTGGAGTGATGGGTACTACATTACTGCAAATAAGGATCAAAATGCTCCAGATACTAATGATGTAGTATTTGTAGTAGAACGAGATAAGATGATTGCAGGAGATGCATCGGCTCAAATGGTAAATTTTCCATTACCAGGAGCAAAAACCAATGGGTTTTATAGTCCAGGTGGATTTAATGCTACAGGTACAACACTTCCTCCGGCAGGTGTAGGTTGTTCTATCGTGTATATGCAAGATGATAGTTGGACTGGTATTTCAACAGATCACCTAAAAGTATGGACAACCAGTGTAAATTGGACGACTCCTGCGAATTCAACAATCTCACAACCGCAAGAGATTGCTACTGCACCATTTGATAGTGTATTTGATAATGGATCTTTTCAAAACCTTGACGAACCAGGTAGTGGACCAGACATAGATGCATTGCAGGCAACTATGATGTATATGACAAATTACAGACGTTTTGGAACTCATAACTCTGTGGTAATGAACTTTGTGGTAGACTTAAATGGTAATGATAGTCTAGCAGGTATTCGTTGGTATGAACTTAGACAAACGGCAGATGGGCAACCTTGGACTATTTATCAAGAAGGTACATATACACAACCAGATGGACTTAGTGCTTTTTGCGGAAGTATTGCTCAGGATTCACAAGGTAATATAGGGCTTGCATATACAGTAGTAAGCACTAGTGTGTATACTTCATTACGATACACAGGTCGATTAGCTAATGACCCAGTAGGAACGATGACTGTTGCAGAACAGGTTTCTGCAGACGGAGATAGCCAGAATAACAGAAGTGATGGCCGTTATGGAGATTATGGGCAAATGACTATTGATCCATTAGATGATAAAACTTTCTGGCATATTAGTGAGTATATGAAAGGACCATCTCCTAATGTAAGAAAGAGTCATGTTGTTGCTTTTAAAATTGAACCAGATATTCCGGATACAGAAGCTCCTACAGTTCCTGCTAATCTAACTGCATCTAATACTACTGATGTTTCTACTTCACTGAGTTGGGATGCATCTACTGATAATGTGGGAGTTACTGCATATGATGTATATCAAGGTGCTACAGTAGTAGCAACTGTAGCTACAACTACAGCGGATATTACAGGGTTAACAGCAAGTACATCTTATGATTTCTCTGTAAAGGCAAAAGATGCTGCAGGAAATGAATCTGCTGCAAGTGCAACACTTACTGTTACTACAGTTGCGCCAGATACTCAGGCACCAACTGTACCTGCAAATTTAACAGCATCTAATACTTCAGCAGGTCAGACGACCTTAAACTGGGATGCATCTACTGATAATGTGGGTGTTGCAGGATATGATGTATTACAAGATGGAGCGGTAGTTGCAACAGTAGCTACTACAACTACTGTAGTAACAGGACTTTCTCCTGAGACTACATATGAGTTTAAGGTATCAGCTAAAGATGCTGCAGGAAACGAATCAGCTGCCAGTACACCAATAAGTGTAACTACCCTAGCTGCAACAGGATGTTTAAATGGAGTTGCTGTTCCATATAGTGAAAGTTTTGAAACTAATTTAGGTGCTTGGACTCAGGATTCAGGAGATGATTTGGATTGGGCAAGAGATTCTGGTGGTACACCTTCTAATAATACAGGACCTTCAAGTGCAGATGATGGATCAACTTATATTTACGTAGAAGCATCTGGAAATAATACAGGATACCCAAACAAAAGAGCTATTCTTAATTCTCCTTGTATTGACCTTAGCGGTTCTACAGCAGCGGTATTTTCATTTAGTTATCATATGTATGGTGCTACCAATTTTGGATCACTAGATGTTGAAGCAAGTAATGATGATGGAGTTACCTGGACAAGCATTTGGAATAAAAGCGGAAATCAAGGGAACTCATGGCAGTCGGCTACAATAGATTTGGCAGCTTATCTTGGGGTTGGACTACGATTACGATTTAATCGTGTAACTGGGAATACTTGGCAAGCTGATGCAGCAATAGATAAAATATCACTTACTAGTGATGCTACCGGAAATTGCGCTACGGGTGATTTATCCCTAAGTATAACATTTGATAACTATCCAGAGGAGACTTCTTGGACATTAACAGATGCAGGAGGTACAACAGTAGCTTCAAAAAGTTACTCTACAGCAAATCCAGATGGATCTACTGTTACAGAAACTATTAGTGCACCAGCTTCAGGAAGCTATACCTTTACAATGTCTGATGCTTTTGGAGACGGGATTTGCTGTTCATATGGTAATGGTTCTTATACCTTGTCAAGCAGTGCAGGTACTATTGCATCAGGAGGAGAGTTTACAAGTTCTGATGCTACAGAGTTCTGTGTTCAGGGAACAAGTTTAAGATTAGACACTTATGAATTAACAGATGTTGATTCGAATGATAAACGATTTATGTTATATCCAAACCCAACTAAAGGTATTTTAAATATATCAGTTGGTAAGACACCAATCCAAAAACTAGAGATTTTCTCTATGTTTGGCCAAAAGGTTCGTAGCATTGATGATCAGGGAATTAAGCAAATCGATGTAAGTAACCTTACTGCAGGAACTTATTTTGCGAGAATTACTGCTAAAGAAACTATTATTACAAGAAGTTTTATTGTAACAAAATAATTTCTAAACAAATAAAAACTGATGTTAAGAGGTTGTCTTTTTAGACAGCCTCTTTTTTTATTAAATCAAGAAGAGGACGGTGTCTCAGGAATTATATTATTTTTGCGTTGAACTTGTTGATATAGATAAAAACAAATTTTTGTAGTAGGGTTCACAATAGAGTGTTTACTACCACATATTAATTATATAATACCAGATAATGATCCATAAGTCTACTATAGATGCTGTATTCGAAACTGCTCGGTTAGAAGAAGTAATAGGTGACTTTGTACAATTGAAAAAAGCAGGGAGTAATTTTAAAGGATTAAGCCCATTTAGTGATGAAAGAACCCCTTCTTTTATGGTGTCACCTGTAAAGCAGATTTGGAAGGATTTTTCTAGTGGAAAAGGAGGTAATGTGGTCGCTTTTTTGATGGAACATGAGCATTTTACATATCCAGAAGCCATAAAATATTTGGCCAAAAAATATAATATAGAATTTGAAGAAACCGAGCAAACAGATGAACAAAAACAGCAGGCAGATGAAAGAGAAAGTATGTACTTGGTTAGTGAGTTTGCTAATACTTTTTTTCAGAATTCTTTACTTAAAACAGAGCAAGGTAAAGCCATTGGTTTAACCTATTTTAGAGAACGTGGATTTACCGAAGAAACTATAAAAAAGTTTGGATTGGGGTATTCTCCTGATGTTTGGGATGCATTTACTGCAGCGGCTATTAAAAAAGGATATCAATTAAACTATCTGGAGAAAACTGGTCTTACCATAGTAAAAGAAGAAAAACAATTTGATCGCTTCAAAGGAAGAGTGATGTTTCCTATTCAATCAATGTCTGGTCGAGTTTTGGGCTTTGGAGGGAGAATTTTAACCAATGAGAAAAAAGCAGCAAAATATCTTAACTCCCCAGAGAGTGATATTTACCATAAAAGTAAGGTGCTTTATGGAATTTATCATGCAAAACAAACTATTGCCAAAGAAGATAACTGTTATCTTGTAGAAGGGTACACAGATGTTATTCAATTTAATCAAACAGGAGTGACTAATGTGGTTTCTTCATCAGGTACAGCATTAACATCAGATCAAATTCGCTTAATTAGCAGGCTAACCAAGAATATCACAGTACTGTTTGATAGTGATGCTGCTGGAATGAGAGCATCTATACGGGGGATTGATTTGATTCTTGAGCAAGGAATGAATGTTAAAGTCTGTAGTTTTCCTGATGGGGAAGATCCAGATAGTTTTGCCAAGCAAAATACACTAGAAGAACTAACCGAATATCTCGAAGAGAACGTTCAGGATTTTATTAGTTTTAAAGCGTCACTATTGCAACAAGAATCTAAGAACGATCCTATTAAGAGGGCAGAATTGATTAGAGATATGGTAACTAGTATTTCTAAAATCCCGGATGTGATCAAACGAGAAATTTATGTCAAAGAATGTTCTCGAATAATGGATGTTTCTGAAGATGTGTTGTTTGATACTTTGGCACAAATTCGTAATGTTGATGTAAAAGAAGATCGTAAACAGCAAAAACAACACCAGAAGTCACTAGAAGTTGTAAAAACAGAAGCTGTAAAGTCTCCAAAGGTCGATGAACAATATGAACTGGAGCGAAAGATAATAGAGATATTATTACTTTACGGAAACCGTGAAGAAGAGTTTGAAGATCTTGTCTTAAAAGAAAATGATGAAGGAGATCTTGTTTTAGAACCAGAAGTGCATACCACAAAAGTGTTTGAGAAAATATATCTCGATCTCCAGGATGATGAAGTAGAATTTACCAACAATAGTTTTAAAGATATATATGCTGTTTTGATTGAACAATTACATCAAAATGAGGAATTTAAAATCGAAAGCTTCATTAATCATATAGCCCCAGAAATAGCCTCAGAAATTACTGCTATCTTGATGAATGAGGAACGATATACATTGCATAGATGGGTAGATATGGAAATTCATGTAAAACAAAAGGATTTTACGATAGCTCAGTATGTAAGTGATATTATTTTAAATCTACGAAGATTCCTGATTAGTCAAAAAGTAGAAGAGCTCTCACAAGAAGTG
Proteins encoded:
- a CDS encoding chalcone isomerase family protein — protein: MKEVIYYVAFFSIVFSYAQTKVGSVSFNDVDVFNESELMLNGAGSTEKLYAMALYLDFEVDGVEDGVMVAEKDVTMAITIKIISSITDSEFKGIIRNGLERATDGNSYLLENQIRDFLNLLPNEINRFDIYKILYVKGGKLTLYKNKELLGTINSKEFKKALFKIWLGENPIDLKLKEDLLASYEPNPILGRWKTYDKKTGVAISIVQLYVIDKKVYGAIQRMMRISERDAICYECQGADKNQNVEGLVILKGLRLKGNRYVNGKFTDIKNGKVSECQIWIDEDESNILKVKYKGGGGVHEWKRIKK
- the rlmN gene encoding 23S rRNA (adenine(2503)-C(2))-methyltransferase RlmN, encoding MNVKKKDIRTLTKDQLRLFFEENGDKSFRGNQVYEWLWSKGAHSFNDMTNISKATRKILEENFVINHIRVDQMQRSTDGTIKNAVKLHDGLIVESVLIPTPTRTTACVSSQVGCSLDCKFCATARLKRMRNLNPDEIYDQVMAIDKESRLYHDRPLSNIVFMGMGEPLMNYTNVLKAIDKITSPEGLAMSPKRITLSTSGVPKMIKKMADDEVKFKLAVSLHSAIDEVRTSIMPFNETFPLIDLKEALEYWYEKTKSRITYEYVVWKGINDRKEDIDALIRFCSYVPCKVNLIEYNPIDDGAFQQASNKTIDNYINALESHGIVINVRRSRGKDIDAACGQLANKS
- a CDS encoding polyprenyl synthetase family protein, with product MKVVEQIKLPIIDEMELFEQKFSESMTSKVALLNRITHYIVNRKGKQMRPMFVFLVSKMVSGGDVNERTYRGASVIELIHTATLVHDDVVDDSNQRRGFFSINALWKNKIAVLVGDYLLSKGLLLSIDSGDFDLLKIISVAVREMSEGELLQIEKARNLDITEEIYYEIIRQKTATLIAACCSLGACSVAPDSDDVEKMRKFGELIGMAFQIKDDLFDYGDTAIGKPTGIDIKEQKMTLPLIYTLNHCTKEKKKWLINSVKNHNKDKKRVKEVIDFVKISGGLEYAIKIMHQFKNEALSILSEYPDSDYKSSLELMVDYVIDRKK
- a CDS encoding RNA polymerase sigma factor — its product is MKVIQFYKSETQLIKRAAKQYRDAQHQLYNQYAPKMLSVCRRYIKDIHFAEEVMLGGFLKVFMNLNKFKFEGSFEGWVRRIMVNESISFLRKEKQVLFTEEITSYTEESWNNINTELEVEQIQELIDSLPEGYRMVFVLYAIEGYKHNEIAKMLEISENTSKSQLFKARRTLQQKLNQQNKISNGAIEI
- a CDS encoding T9SS type A sorting domain-containing protein — encoded protein: MKGPSPNVRKSHVVAFKIEPDIPDTEAPTVPANLTASNTTDVSTSLSWDASTDNVGVTAYDVYQGATVVATVATTTADITGLTASTSYDFSVKAKDAAGNESAASATLTVTTVAPDTQAPTVPANLTASNTSAGQTTLNWDASTDNVGVAGYDVLQDGAVVATVATTTTVVTGLSPETTYEFKVSAKDAAGNESAASTPISVTTLAATGCLNGVAVPYSESFETNLGAWTQDSGDDLDWARDSGGTPSNNTGPSSADDGSTYIYVEASGNNTGYPNKRAILNSPCIDLSGSTAAVFSFSYHMYGATNFGSLDVEASNDDGVTWTSIWNKSGNQGNSWQSATIDLAAYLGVGLRLRFNRVTGNTWQADAAIDKISLTSDATGNCATGDLSLSITFDNYPEETSWTLTDAGGTTVASKSYSTANPDGSTVTETISAPASGSYTFTMSDAFGDGICCSYGNGSYTLSSSAGTIASGGEFTSSDATEFCVQGTSLRLDTYELTDVDSNDKRFMLYPNPTKGILNISVGKTPIQKLEIFSMFGQKVRSIDDQGIKQIDVSNLTAGTYFARITAKETIITRSFIVTK
- the dnaG gene encoding DNA primase, with amino-acid sequence MIHKSTIDAVFETARLEEVIGDFVQLKKAGSNFKGLSPFSDERTPSFMVSPVKQIWKDFSSGKGGNVVAFLMEHEHFTYPEAIKYLAKKYNIEFEETEQTDEQKQQADERESMYLVSEFANTFFQNSLLKTEQGKAIGLTYFRERGFTEETIKKFGLGYSPDVWDAFTAAAIKKGYQLNYLEKTGLTIVKEEKQFDRFKGRVMFPIQSMSGRVLGFGGRILTNEKKAAKYLNSPESDIYHKSKVLYGIYHAKQTIAKEDNCYLVEGYTDVIQFNQTGVTNVVSSSGTALTSDQIRLISRLTKNITVLFDSDAAGMRASIRGIDLILEQGMNVKVCSFPDGEDPDSFAKQNTLEELTEYLEENVQDFISFKASLLQQESKNDPIKRAELIRDMVTSISKIPDVIKREIYVKECSRIMDVSEDVLFDTLAQIRNVDVKEDRKQQKQHQKSLEVVKTEAVKSPKVDEQYELERKIIEILLLYGNREEEFEDLVLKENDEGDLVLEPEVHTTKVFEKIYLDLQDDEVEFTNNSFKDIYAVLIEQLHQNEEFKIESFINHIAPEIASEITAILMNEERYTLHRWVDMEIHVKQKDFTIAQYVSDIILNLRRFLISQKVEELSQEVKAPNTDADNNQETIQDIMDYLSLKRILSEKLNRVV